A region from the Aeromicrobium choanae genome encodes:
- a CDS encoding cobyric acid synthase, protein MVAGTTSDAGKSLVTSALCRAFARRGIRVAPFKAQNMSNNSMVCADGAEIGRAQWVQALAARAEPEAAMNPVLLKPGGDRRSHVVVMGEPAGEISSREFIGGRVHLAEAAYGAYDDLASRYDLVVAEGAGSPAEINLRAGDYVNMGLARHADMPVVVVGDIDRGGVFAAFFGTVALLEPEDQALVAGFVVNKFRGDESLLAPGLRQLEQLAGRPVLGTLPWSPDVWLDSEDALDLQGRRAGSDAALRVVVVRLPRISNFTDVDALGLEPEVDVVFTADPHDLADADLVVLPGTRATISDLAWLRSRGLDRAIARHAEAGRAVLGICGGFQMLGRHVHDPEGIEAGAPDSVAGLGLLPVETTFAAEKTLRLPRGEALGAAASGYEIHHGRISRDAGTTDFLGGVQEGAVLGTMWHGSLESDALRTAVLDLAARARGGSFVASGVDFAAARDARLDLLGDLAEKHLDVDALLALAEQGAPAVPVIGPHA, encoded by the coding sequence ATGGTGGCGGGAACGACGTCCGATGCCGGCAAGAGCCTGGTGACCAGCGCGCTGTGCCGCGCCTTCGCCCGCCGGGGCATCCGCGTGGCGCCGTTCAAGGCGCAGAACATGTCCAACAACTCCATGGTGTGCGCCGACGGCGCCGAGATCGGCCGGGCGCAGTGGGTGCAGGCGCTGGCCGCGCGGGCCGAGCCCGAGGCGGCCATGAACCCCGTGCTGCTCAAGCCCGGCGGCGACCGCCGCAGCCACGTGGTCGTCATGGGGGAGCCCGCCGGGGAGATCAGCAGCCGCGAGTTCATCGGCGGCCGGGTGCACCTGGCCGAGGCGGCCTACGGCGCATACGACGACCTCGCGTCGCGCTACGACCTCGTCGTCGCCGAAGGAGCGGGCAGCCCGGCCGAGATCAACCTGAGGGCCGGCGACTACGTGAACATGGGGCTGGCGCGGCACGCCGACATGCCCGTCGTCGTGGTCGGCGACATCGACCGCGGTGGAGTGTTCGCGGCGTTCTTCGGCACCGTCGCCCTGCTCGAGCCCGAGGACCAGGCGCTGGTGGCCGGCTTCGTGGTGAACAAGTTCCGGGGGGACGAGTCGCTGCTCGCTCCCGGGCTGCGCCAGCTGGAGCAGCTCGCGGGGCGCCCGGTCCTCGGGACGCTGCCGTGGAGCCCCGACGTCTGGCTCGACTCCGAGGACGCCCTCGACCTGCAGGGTCGCCGCGCCGGGAGCGATGCGGCCCTGCGGGTGGTCGTCGTGCGACTGCCCCGGATCAGCAACTTCACCGACGTCGACGCCCTCGGCCTGGAGCCCGAGGTGGACGTCGTGTTCACCGCCGACCCGCACGACCTCGCCGACGCCGACCTCGTCGTCCTGCCCGGAACGCGCGCGACGATCTCCGACCTGGCCTGGCTGCGCTCGCGAGGCCTCGACCGGGCGATCGCTCGCCATGCGGAGGCGGGACGTGCGGTCCTGGGGATCTGCGGCGGCTTCCAGATGCTGGGACGCCACGTGCACGACCCGGAGGGGATCGAGGCCGGTGCGCCGGACAGCGTGGCCGGCCTGGGGCTGCTGCCCGTCGAGACGACCTTCGCCGCCGAGAAGACGCTGCGGCTGCCTCGCGGTGAGGCGCTGGGTGCGGCCGCGAGCGGCTACGAGATCCACCACGGCCGGATCAGCCGCGACGCCGGCACCACCGACTTCCTCGGCGGGGTGCAGGAAGGGGCCGTCCTGGGCACGATGTGGCACGGCAGCCTGGAGTCCGACGCGCTGCGCACGGCCGTCCTCGATCTCGCGGCCCGAGCCCGTGGCGGCTCGTTCGTCGCCTCCGGGGTCGACTTCGCGGCAGCACGCGACGCGCGCCTCGACCTGCTCGGTGACCTCGCGGAGAAGCACCTCGACGTCGACGCCCTTCTCGCCCTCGCCGAGCAGGGCGCGCCCGCGGTCCCGGTGATCGGGCCGCACGCATGA
- a CDS encoding cobalt-precorrin-6A reductase translates to MRVLVLGGTREARDLVGRLVDDGDAVVTSLAGRVARPRLPVGDVRVGGFGGVDGLTEHLRAERVDVVVDATHPFAEGISANAAAACRVSGVPLLRLERPGWSGRPEAESWHWVDDHDEAARVTATLGQRPFLTIGRQSLHRFVEPLRDLACVVRVVDPPEITLPAAWTLLQSRGPYTLEHERAVMADVDVLVTKDSGGDHTEAKLDVARELGVPVVIVRRAPGPEGVTTVGDAGEARSWVRAQAPR, encoded by the coding sequence ATGAGGGTCCTCGTGCTCGGCGGCACGCGGGAGGCGCGTGACCTCGTCGGTCGGCTCGTGGACGACGGCGACGCCGTCGTGACGTCGCTCGCGGGGCGCGTCGCCCGTCCCCGGCTGCCGGTGGGCGACGTCCGGGTCGGTGGCTTCGGCGGCGTCGACGGCCTGACGGAGCACCTGCGCGCCGAGCGGGTCGACGTCGTCGTCGACGCGACCCATCCGTTCGCCGAGGGCATCAGCGCGAACGCCGCCGCCGCGTGCCGCGTCTCAGGCGTGCCGCTGCTGCGGCTCGAGCGACCCGGCTGGTCCGGCCGTCCCGAGGCGGAGAGCTGGCACTGGGTCGACGACCACGACGAGGCCGCCCGGGTGACCGCCACCCTCGGCCAGCGCCCCTTCCTGACCATCGGACGGCAGTCCCTCCACCGATTCGTGGAGCCGCTGCGCGACCTCGCGTGCGTCGTCCGCGTGGTCGACCCGCCGGAGATCACGCTGCCGGCGGCCTGGACCCTGCTGCAGAGCCGCGGTCCCTACACGCTCGAGCACGAACGGGCCGTGATGGCCGACGTGGACGTGCTGGTGACGAAGGACTCGGGCGGTGACCACACCGAGGCCAAGCTCGACGTGGCGCGCGAGCTCGGGGTCCCGGTGGTGATCGTGCGCCGCGCGCCCGGGCCTGAGGGGGTCACGACCGTGGGTGACGCCGGCGAGGCTCGCTCCTGGGTGCGAGCGCAAGCCCCACGCTGA
- a CDS encoding cobalamin biosynthesis protein has protein sequence MSRSLAAGLALGFVLDRALGDPARFHPVAGLGRWAAAVERHSYRDHRAAGVLHHVAVTAPLVGAAVLAERACRRPWQRALLTAAVTWAVVGGRSLVREGSIIAEQLGRDDLASARVQVTHLVGRDPSRLDAAGVARAATESLAENTSDAVVAPLLWGAALGVPGLVGYRAVNTLDAMVGHHSARYERFGWASARIDDVANLVPSRASAALAVALAPHVGGRPSDAMRAWARDAHDHPSPNAGPVEAAFAGALGVTLGGLNDYGGRLEHRAEMGDGPAPTVTDLPRATRLATAVAWAAAVVSVGLALAPRSEPRRRHPRS, from the coding sequence GTGAGCAGGTCCCTCGCCGCGGGGCTGGCCCTCGGCTTCGTCCTCGATCGCGCGCTCGGCGATCCGGCCCGCTTTCACCCCGTCGCCGGGCTGGGCCGCTGGGCCGCCGCGGTCGAGCGTCACTCCTACCGGGACCACCGAGCAGCAGGCGTGCTCCACCACGTCGCCGTCACGGCTCCGCTCGTCGGTGCTGCGGTGCTGGCCGAGCGCGCCTGTCGCCGGCCGTGGCAGCGCGCCCTGCTGACCGCGGCAGTGACGTGGGCGGTCGTGGGTGGACGCTCGCTCGTGCGTGAGGGCTCGATCATCGCCGAGCAGCTCGGGCGCGACGACCTGGCCTCCGCTCGCGTCCAGGTGACCCATCTGGTGGGCCGCGACCCGAGCCGGCTCGACGCCGCCGGAGTCGCGCGCGCGGCCACCGAGTCGCTGGCGGAGAACACGTCGGATGCCGTCGTCGCGCCCCTGCTGTGGGGCGCGGCCCTCGGTGTCCCCGGCCTCGTCGGGTACCGGGCGGTCAACACGCTCGACGCGATGGTCGGCCACCACTCGGCACGGTACGAGCGCTTCGGGTGGGCCAGCGCCCGGATCGACGACGTGGCCAACCTCGTCCCGTCACGGGCCTCCGCCGCCCTCGCCGTGGCCCTCGCGCCGCACGTGGGAGGACGTCCGTCGGACGCGATGCGCGCCTGGGCCCGCGACGCGCATGACCATCCCAGTCCCAATGCCGGTCCGGTGGAGGCGGCCTTCGCGGGTGCGCTGGGCGTGACACTCGGCGGCCTCAACGACTACGGCGGTCGTCTGGAGCACCGGGCCGAGATGGGCGACGGACCCGCGCCCACCGTGACGGACCTGCCGCGGGCCACGCGACTCGCCACCGCGGTCGCCTGGGCCGCCGCAGTGGTCAGCGTGGGGCTTGCGCTCGCACCCAGGAGCGAGCCTCGCCGGCGTCACCCACGGTCGTGA